In Vibrio bathopelagicus, the following are encoded in one genomic region:
- the bamC gene encoding outer membrane protein assembly factor BamC, whose translation MKYSHQLVIGSLAVFVLTACSGSPTQRRQAKDDFEYLETPEFSQWQLPEDAQPQFYPNFDIPSGEFSGGTGRQVDIRPPQQVLELIPGARAERQNGEVTLWLLRAEEADRVWQTAVDMLAQRGIGIREQSENDIETDWVTWVSEDEEVEIGSRYSISRFQANNRHGFKINLIDWREGSEEKPVSATNKERYNAFLTNLVMAKYDENLRAEAALKAQELVKRIPISMGADRSGFPVIIARTPYNVLWQRLPELLPQMGFELEERNQSQGTVKAKYAAPDDEFWETIGLQPIDLAPGTYTFLFGDLGNRTSINVTDASGKPVEEELLKSMVPVLAHVADQTKDKKEAKAE comes from the coding sequence ATGAAGTATTCTCACCAGCTAGTGATTGGGTCACTGGCTGTTTTCGTTCTTACAGCATGTTCTGGCAGCCCGACTCAACGTCGCCAAGCCAAAGATGATTTCGAATACTTAGAAACACCTGAGTTTTCACAATGGCAATTGCCTGAAGATGCTCAACCTCAGTTCTACCCAAATTTTGATATCCCAAGCGGTGAATTCAGTGGTGGTACAGGTCGTCAAGTGGATATTCGTCCGCCTCAACAGGTTCTTGAGCTGATCCCAGGAGCTCGTGCTGAGCGTCAAAACGGTGAAGTGACACTATGGCTTCTTCGTGCTGAAGAAGCAGACCGAGTGTGGCAAACGGCGGTAGACATGCTAGCTCAGCGTGGCATTGGTATTCGTGAGCAATCAGAGAACGACATTGAGACCGATTGGGTAACTTGGGTTTCTGAAGACGAAGAAGTAGAGATTGGCAGCCGCTATTCTATCTCTCGTTTCCAAGCGAACAATCGCCATGGCTTCAAGATTAACCTGATTGATTGGCGTGAAGGTTCTGAAGAGAAACCCGTATCGGCAACCAATAAAGAACGTTACAACGCGTTCCTAACGAACCTTGTGATGGCTAAGTACGATGAAAACCTTCGTGCTGAAGCTGCACTGAAAGCGCAAGAGTTAGTGAAACGTATCCCTATTTCAATGGGTGCTGACCGCAGTGGTTTCCCTGTGATTATCGCGCGTACGCCTTATAACGTATTGTGGCAACGCTTGCCTGAGCTGCTACCTCAAATGGGCTTTGAGCTTGAAGAGCGTAACCAGTCTCAAGGTACCGTAAAAGCGAAATACGCAGCGCCTGATGATGAGTTCTGGGAAACAATTGGCCTACAACCTATTGATTTAGCGCCAGGTACTTACACCTTCTTGTTTGGTGATCTTGGTAACCGTACGTCAATTAACGTAACGGATGCATCAGGTAAGCCAGTAGAAGAAGAGCTATTGAAGTCAATGGTTCCGGTATTGGCACACGTTGCTGATCAAACCAAAGACAAGAAAGAAGCAAAAGCTGAATAA
- a CDS encoding DUF2897 family protein — translation MLEWLTNPWVIIIIVVSVVVGNIAALKQTANMDLTGRNKTEKDLDKLNQLDKQNQEKDPEDKSTENKDT, via the coding sequence ATGTTGGAGTGGCTTACAAACCCTTGGGTTATCATCATCATCGTGGTTAGCGTTGTGGTGGGTAATATTGCTGCGCTCAAACAGACCGCCAATATGGATCTGACAGGTCGCAACAAGACAGAGAAAGACTTAGACAAGCTCAATCAATTGGATAAACAGAACCAAGAGAAAGATCCAGAAGATAAGTCCACAGAGAACAAAGACACTTAA